The region TCGTTAAATCCTGACTTTTGATAACATTGAGTCTTTTGTAGGCAAAGTATTGTATTGTAAGCAGAGACAGTATAATAGTGAAAATGTGAAGCAGTAACAATTAGCTAGACAAATCTTTAAAGGTAAACTGTGGAACTTCGTGGGGAAGGATATGTATTATGTTCTTGCATCGTTCCAgattcagttcttatataagaGAACTGTGATGAAAACTTCTCCTTTGGTTCGTGGTCTTATAAACAAAGTTCACAAGTGTTTTCACTTGAATGAAACTAgcaggcagctcagtttccctgTAAGTCTCAAAGACGTAGCTGACGTGACAGTCACATGACATAAAGACACGCCGCAGCTTTAAAGAGAGCAAAATAAAATTCCTGTATCTGCTCAAAatttactgtaatgatcccggtcacatgaccatccATCCTGATAGGTTTCATCAGAGTCCTTTGAGTAGTCCACTGTGTAATCCTCCTGACAGACTACCAGGTCTGTAAGCTCCTTTTAGGAGGGAATGCACACTAAATAGGTGGTGAGGTCACCGTgttggaaggagaggaagttgAACGTCAGTTTTTACTGACAGCAGACACAAATCAGTCTTAACTAAACAGCGCACAGACCAAGATTAACGTGTTAAAGGTATTCCAATAAGTTCTTTGTCAGTGGGTGGCAGATTTTTAATCTACTATCAATAGATGCTACTTGTTTTTACTCTTCTAGATTTACTTCAGTGTCATTGTAGGTCTCTGGTTTGATGGCGACTGTTTCTTCAGAGGCATCTGTTCTTGATTTTCCTTTCCCTCCCATCTTGCAGCAGTCCAGCGGGGTCGAATCCCTCCCTCTCACCAAGGCATCAGTCCAAACTCGCTGGCGGGAGGCGTTGGAGGTGCAGTGCCAGGTCACATAGGCGCCGACTACTTCAACGGGCAGCCGGTGTCAGAGCTCATCTCTCAGCTCCTGCGGGCCGAGCCGTACCCCAGCAGCCGGTACGGGACCCCCTACAGCCAGGCCCAGATGCAGGCCTCTGCCAGCGGAGCCTCCGTCATGGGCATCGACAGCATCTGCGAGCTGGCAGCCAGACTACTCTTCAGTACCATCGAGTGGGCCAGAAACATCCCATACTTCCCTGAACTCCCAGTTTCAGAGCAGGTGGGTCAAGCGATCCACTTTTCTTGTTATGTATtatttcaaaatacatttttaaaaaaacaacatattttcagAGCAGAGAACATTTTGAAATTGAAGTCCAAAAATCAGCCAATGTATATCATATCtgtttaataataaatttagGTTATGATGTCATACACATTACTTAATCCTCGCTTAAAAAGTTCCAAACagatttcaattaaattttgtAATGAATCACCATtggaatgaggaggaggtgattAAATTTTAAGGTGGATCACATGCCTATCCAGGACTTATACTTTAACACTTTAATGTTGGATAGTTATATtgattataatttatatattgttttatttaaaaatgtacaaactgGTTGTTATATCCTAGACTAGGTCAGAAGATGCAGAGAGTAACACATTAAGTTTTAAACCtggattaaaaagaaacaaggaaacaaatatttattaataaataaatcacttaaGAAAAAGGTCCTCCTCCAAAAAAGAAACCACAAATCTGCAATTACATTCAATTATTACATGTCAGTGGAAAAATTTATTGGGACTGAAACGCGTGCATTCTTTTCATCATTTGGAACTGACCCTACAGGTGGCGCTGCTGAGGCTGAGCTGGAGCGAGCTGTTCATCCTGAACGCAGCTCAGTCTGCCTTGCCCATACACATGGCTCCTTTGCTGGCGGCCGCAGGGTTCCACTCATCGCCCATGTCCGCTGAGCGCGTCGTGTCCTTCATGGACGAGGTCAGGGTTTtccaggaccaggtggacaaGCTGAACAGGCTGCAGGTGGACACGGCCGAGTACAGCTGCCTCAAAGCTATTGCACTCTTTTCACCCGGTAAGTTTATTAAATTTTTACAAGATTATCTGAACGATGATACTCACAGGATGTCTTTACCCGCAAATGATCTCCTTACTGGGAACCAAAACAACTGAGGTATTAGAGGCAGCTCAACTTTCTGAGCCAACTACATTTCAAATCCCAGGGATCCTTTGATTTGGCTTTATGTGACTTCTGACCTCATGGAAAGGACACAAACAGTCTATTTATACCACTTCCACGACCATGCATGAAGTCTAGAAACGAAGGAACAGATCAAGATGCATTGAAGGGAAGATAAATAGTACAAAAGTAATGAGTAAAGGAAACGTGACCTAAATCTTCCGGTAGTAGAGGTATATCATCCAAATGTCACAATCAATTTCCTGCAAAGCATGAATTTACGTTAGATGGCAGTCCAGAAGCAACAAATGTTTAATAAGAAAGCTGCATGAATCAAATAGTGATAGCATCCTCTACTTGATTCCTACAGATGCGTGTGGTCTGACGGACCCGGCCCATGTGGAGTCCCTGCAGGAGAAGGCTCAGGTCGCCCTGACAGAGTACGAGAGGCTGCAGTATCCCAACCAGCCTCAGCGCTTCGGCCGCTTGCTGCTGCGCCTCCCGGCCCTGCGGGCCGTGCCGGCCAACCTCATCTCCCAGCTCTTCTTCATGCGGCTGGTGGGAAAGACCCCCATCGAGACGCTGATCCGGGACATGCAGCTATCAGGGAGCTCCATCAGCTGGCCCTACGCATCCGGACAGTGAACTCCACGGTGAGATGGATGGAGATCAGATTGGAAGGAATCAGAGCCGATAAAGCTTGAACATTTGTGAACGTAGCGGTCAGCTTTATTAGCATTAGCTCTGTAATGTTTGGTTTATATATCTATGTGGCTATACACATGAGGCACTTGTCAATTTTGCTTTGACCTGAGTCTGATCTCTCTCCCTCTTATTCTGGACAAAAACACAGGGCTTTAAGTAAATGTAAGACTCTGACATGAGGCCTTGTGCCTGTACTACCTCCTCCCACATCATCCCCATGTGACTCAGATTGAATCCAGGCTCTGTGTAGTTTTGCTCTGCTATGTTTCGAAGTCAAAATGAAGCCATAGCTGTGCCACATCATAGCTAGCCCAAGCTTTTATCATTACAATCGGTACATGTTGCGTTAAACCAACTTTTGCTTGAGTAAATGACGACAAAATATTGTCGCCTATGGCATTCGAAACAATGATAATGCATGgattttgtactgtatatacaaaatgagacattttataAGTTTTAAGGAATGGTTTGACATTTGGAGGAAtgcttttatttgatttatttgacaATATCAATGAGGAATTTCCACTTTCTCATCTGTACTGCAAGTATGAAGCTAACGATGGAAGCTTTTGTTTTAGCTTAGTCTAATATAAGCACCAGAAATGAGGCAAAACAGCTGCTCTGATGTGACACAGTCCAACCACCAGACatgtttatttagtttttgttcaaTCGGTATGAAAATTGAAGTGAAAAAAGCTTTAACACTGATTTTAAACTGGCAAATGAGTCAAgtgttttaaagcatttttttttaaatgttattttgtttttaaaaaatggattcaACAAGTTAAGTGTAACtggtaattttaaaaaataattttgttacCTAGAGCTAGGTTATCCGTTTATCCATCTTTCCAGTCTTATTGGTAATCTAAGCTGAACTAAGCTAAACTAACATGCTGTTGGTTCCATATGCATTTGCCAAATTGTTGAACTATTCCTTTACTAGAGAATGTTATATACTAACATTCTTGTCGTAGTAATCGACAGGAAGTGTAGAATGTACCCAAACACATCCTGGCTCTTCAGACAGTCACAACCCTGTTCAACATTATTACCTCAGGTTTTATAGATTTCAGATAAAGATTGTGTATTAATGAGCAAAAGGGATCAAATTATCTTTAATACAGAAACCACAAATAGTAATGTTCTCCTTCTGTATGTCCATCAAATtttggccaaaaaaaaacaaaaacaaagaatgtcTTGAAGTATAATATTTGATGGAAACAGGAgaccttttcctttccttttagaggtagttctttttattttaattgtggtACACGTTTTAAAGAAGTGTCTTAAAGCATCGTCTGATGGGGAAAAGGCACGTTCAGATATGATCATGTATACTGAAGAAAccttatgtgttgttttttggtaCTGATATAAAAGGTTTATGACACAAAACCATTCATTGAAATTGTAGCTCGAGTCCCTTTGTGTtactcaaaataaaataaaaagtttgacaattagtaaataaataataagcttTGAAATGGGGATCTTTTGTGAAGagtggaggatgaggatggggtTGGGGTGAGAGTTGTTTCATCGTCGGTTCTGCCTTACCTCACCATGTGACTCACTAAATGGAAACTGATCATGCACATCTCAAGCCAGTTCATGCTTTATATTCCCCCGGTGTAAAAGTTGGCACGGTAAATTTTCCTCCTAGAGTTTCCCAACAAAGAATAGTCACTTCTTTGCTGTCTTCATCAGGGTGTAGATGTCTTTTGAGACTTAACATTGATCACCCGCTCCACCTCAGCTCCTTGATGTCAATGGGTGTGCCACGGCCCCCGTTTCGCTATCGTTGGCGACCTTTGGTCACACTGAGacaattttatttgttgtgcaaccgtttgatttgtttatttccttCCAGTATGAATCTGGGCAGTGATGTCTTCATCCACAAACTTCACAGTAGAGTTCTGTCCATGACTGAGATTGACTTCCaagagtgtttttgttttgttgttgtttttgccaAATTAAGTGACAAACAAATTGGGCCATTTTCGAAACGTGTTTTCTCATAAAAAAGGAACAATGGCTTCAATTACTGATGCTGTCATTCAACTTCATCAATAGTTCATATTGCTGTCTTTCAATCCTTTTGTGTTATTTGTTGAATATAAACTATAGTGATCTGACTGTGTATCTTTATATATTCGACAGAAGCATATTTCTATCGTCAGGCCAAAtctgcaacaaaacaacaaaaaaatgttattttagtcAAAGTAGGAACATTTTCTTTATGGATTATTGAAGAACTGGCAAACACATCTGTAAGAATCACAAACACTGgctataaaaatataataattttgatATCAGATTTCCTTATTGAAAAGGTAATCATTAGTTCATTAATTTCCctctaaaataattttagtaaTGAATTGTTTATGAAGAAGGAAAAGTTTACTCCAAACAAATTTTCCTCCAGATGCATAATGTATGGATTTTCAGCTTGtcacagtttatttttaattttaaaaagaatttttcCAGAACCTGGGACGTTTGTTTTTCACGATTTGGAATATTGTGTCTACTTGTGTCTACTTATTTCAAATATtcaccagtcaaaaaaaaaaaatcaacaataaataTTACACTGGAAGGTAACTCTTAGAGACTAAAACTCCAAGAGTGACAGTGAGCTGCCATGTGCATTATTAGTGTTTGTTAATATTCAGTTATAATATCAGCTACAGGAATTGTGTCCCAGTTCACCACACATTGAATATAATTATGTTTTGAGTATGAAATGGGACGTTGTACTAAAAACTGGTTATCACCACAAATGCAAAAGAAACAGAACATTAAAAGAAACTGCCCATTTTTGAAAAAACTgctaaataacaaaaatcagAATTATGGCACCAACTGAAAGTACAAAGGATTCTTTTCTTCTTGATTGATATATTTGATAGTAACAACACAAAGTTGGAATATGattcatgttaatattttttaattggttTAGTTAAGTTTCCTATTAGTATGACATGATTTAAGGGTTTATCTTTTGGTATATCAActgcaaaaaaatatacagttgtTTGTAATTAACAGTGTTTTTTGtatatatgatattatatgtatataaggGGAGGATTATCACAGCAGTTAACCGAAAGAGGGCAGTAACAGTTTACACTGAGATCATTGTTCAAAAAGAGTCTCTGCTCTCCCTGCTGGACGTTCACTGAAAACCCCCCAACACCAGGAGTCATGGAAATACACTAAAAAAATAGCCAAACAGGTTTGGGTGAATTAGACAAGTTTATTACTTACTAAACATAATACTTTTTAGACATCATACCTTTTTGCAGTTACAAAAATGGTTTTATcataacaaagaaaataaattcatacaaaaataaatggcTCGCAAATGGTTtgtaaaatgacaacaatgttcttcataaaaataacaacacattTATAATGTTACACTACTAAGACTTGGAATTAGCAGATGATCATTTTCATTGGtgacaaatcaaatgaaaagtGTAGCTTATAGTGACAGAGCATGATTTCCAGTTGgtggagtaaaaaatataaaaaaataatctcactGCTGAACTTATTTTTGTACAGAAGCACATTCTGAAAGACAAATGATTTAACAAAACATGCTACTATGAGTGTTAACAAATGACAGATAATATCATCACAACCGACATGAGTTCTTTTTTGAGTAGAAGGAACAGGACAcactgaaatacagtatatacaacaATACTACACATAATCTTTGTCTGTGGCCTTTTTTGGTCTCGCTGCCTGAGATCAGCATCAAATTCTTTGTAGACAGAAACTAGGACACAGATAAAAGTAAAGCACACCATGGTTACCTCCACTGATTTTACAGTTAGTTTCAAACACTGATGCAGAGGATGAGAAAAGacaatttgtattttatttgtcacaGAGATAACACTAAGCCAAGGGTTAAATTAAACTGCATCTTTGCTCACAAACAATCCCAGCTACCTGTCTCGTCCATTAACTACCACATTCACTGCCACACTGTTCCACCTCTTATCTGCCTcgataaaacaaagaaaagttgcTAATCTAGAGCGCAAACAGTCACAGAAACCAAGCAAGTTGTTATCACATTTTGGCAGAGGGTCAGGTGACTTTTAAACAACCTCTCTCCCTCCACGCCATCCGATCCTCACGCCGCCGGGCACTGCAAACAACCAGCTGAGTTTGTCAGAGGAAATGCTGTGGGAATGGCGACAGCTGAGGGCCTTCGTTCCAGTGTCTTCCAGTAGAGAGTTAGTCAATAATACAAGatgattattattcatttacagTATGCTCTGcatgtgctgtatgtgtgtgtcggTCCTCTGCAGGTCACTTTGGTCTCA is a window of Antennarius striatus isolate MH-2024 chromosome 7, ASM4005453v1, whole genome shotgun sequence DNA encoding:
- the LOC137598589 gene encoding nuclear receptor subfamily 2 group F member 6-like: MAMVSGGWGNPNGDTNGLEEKTYLRREEEEGSPQAGNSDVDVGDEDKACVVDCVVCGDKSSGKHYGVFTCEGCKSFFKRSIRRNLNYSCRSNRECQIDQHHRNQCQYCRLKKCFRVGMRKEAVQRGRIPPSHQGISPNSLAGGVGGAVPGHIGADYFNGQPVSELISQLLRAEPYPSSRYGTPYSQAQMQASASGASVMGIDSICELAARLLFSTIEWARNIPYFPELPVSEQVALLRLSWSELFILNAAQSALPIHMAPLLAAAGFHSSPMSAERVVSFMDEVRVFQDQVDKLNRLQVDTAEYSCLKAIALFSPDACGLTDPAHVESLQEKAQVALTEYERLQYPNQPQRFGRLLLRLPALRAVPANLISQLFFMRLVGKTPIETLIRDMQLSGSSISWPYASGQ